One Lachnospiraceae bacterium C1.1 genomic region harbors:
- a CDS encoding aminopeptidase, whose product MQALYSDDEKSFYMERLELSNGRIKEISAENILQEPFGRYFRDEAEFINNPAYDYGAVDKYEKSWLNPVYAVNEMGREKGRMLSFLAYELFSLMAYKAEGKIYDELILKELFIEVYNLFTSAKEEENGLPEDGSVHSALYSFISDYSDHTVRERIVEQLDPDRSFARDIIMESDLTDLSYLDRFGEYIDEDVKGVARHLLTFTDAEIKAMADTFTEGFRIGFINTGKDLSKKKTVSIRYKLGFERIVRAAVENFEAMGLKTTIYRRALNAGSRSGMSLVGFYGGRINKQMEFDHREDNALFLDKAYITRKLEVMRTSYEELKDKAAVFAGPAVMDIYGEEPFLPESHPEAYELSEEQQKLSINLMAKTGSLVNEYIRGDERSFTIISYPVPSIGKDFKAIFDETVKLNTLDYEKYKLMQQRIIDVLENGSKVEVKGRGNNKTDITVALHKLEDRKKQTVFENCVADVNIPVGEVFTSPKLNGTNGTLFVSEVYLNGLRYENLEFKFENGFVKDYNCTNFDSEDKNKKYIKDNILHHYDSLPLGEFAVGTNTTAYAMARRYNIFSKLEILIAEKTGPHFALGDTCYSRAEDIKVFNPDGREIISKDNESTLKRKTDSDFRYFECHTDVTIPYEELGTITAVDEEGNRYPIIKDGRFVVEGTEELNEPLDKLSL is encoded by the coding sequence ATGCAGGCTTTATATTCGGATGATGAAAAAAGCTTTTATATGGAACGCCTTGAACTCAGTAACGGAAGAATAAAAGAGATATCTGCAGAAAATATTTTGCAGGAACCTTTCGGACGTTATTTCAGGGATGAGGCGGAATTTATAAATAATCCTGCTTATGATTACGGTGCCGTTGATAAATATGAAAAGAGCTGGCTTAATCCTGTATATGCAGTAAATGAAATGGGCAGGGAAAAGGGTCGTATGCTTTCTTTCCTGGCGTATGAACTTTTTTCTTTGATGGCATATAAGGCAGAGGGCAAGATATACGATGAACTTATATTAAAGGAACTGTTCATAGAAGTATATAATCTGTTTACGTCTGCAAAGGAAGAAGAAAATGGTCTTCCGGAGGACGGATCAGTTCATAGTGCTTTGTATTCGTTTATAAGTGATTATTCGGATCATACAGTTCGTGAACGTATAGTTGAGCAGCTTGATCCTGATAGAAGCTTTGCAAGAGATATTATTATGGAGTCGGATCTTACTGATCTTTCATATCTTGATCGATTTGGAGAATATATAGATGAAGATGTTAAGGGCGTTGCAAGGCATTTACTGACTTTCACTGATGCTGAGATAAAGGCAATGGCTGATACATTTACAGAAGGATTCAGAATAGGCTTTATAAATACGGGTAAGGATCTTTCAAAGAAAAAGACTGTATCTATCAGATATAAGCTGGGATTTGAGAGAATAGTTAGAGCTGCTGTAGAGAATTTTGAAGCGATGGGTCTTAAAACCACGATATACAGGCGTGCCTTGAATGCAGGAAGCAGAAGCGGCATGTCGCTTGTAGGTTTCTATGGCGGACGCATCAATAAGCAGATGGAATTTGATCATAGGGAAGACAATGCGCTCTTTCTTGATAAGGCATATATAACGAGAAAACTCGAAGTCATGAGGACAAGCTATGAGGAATTAAAGGACAAGGCTGCTGTTTTTGCAGGTCCGGCCGTAATGGATATTTATGGTGAGGAGCCGTTTCTTCCTGAAAGTCATCCCGAGGCTTATGAGCTGAGTGAAGAGCAGCAGAAGCTCAGTATAAATTTGATGGCTAAGACCGGAAGCCTTGTAAACGAATATATCAGAGGTGATGAAAGAAGCTTTACTATCATTTCATATCCTGTTCCGTCTATCGGTAAAGATTTTAAGGCAATCTTTGATGAAACCGTTAAGTTGAATACGCTTGATTATGAAAAATACAAGCTGATGCAGCAGAGGATAATAGACGTTCTTGAAAATGGCAGCAAGGTAGAAGTAAAGGGAAGAGGCAATAATAAGACGGACATTACAGTTGCGCTTCATAAACTTGAGGACAGGAAAAAACAGACAGTTTTTGAAAACTGTGTTGCAGATGTAAATATTCCTGTCGGTGAAGTATTTACATCACCAAAGCTCAACGGAACAAATGGTACTCTTTTCGTATCAGAGGTTTATCTTAACGGCTTAAGATATGAAAATCTTGAATTTAAGTTTGAAAATGGATTTGTAAAAGACTATAACTGTACAAATTTTGACAGTGAAGATAAAAATAAGAAGTATATCAAAGATAATATACTGCACCATTATGACAGTCTTCCATTGGGAGAATTTGCTGTGGGAACAAATACCACAGCATACGCAATGGCAAGAAGATATAATATTTTTTCTAAACTTGAGATCCTTATAGCGGAAAAAACCGGACCGCACTTTGCGTTGGGAGATACCTGCTACAGCAGGGCTGAGGATATAAAAGTCTTTAACCCCGACGGAAGAGAGATTATCTCCAAAGATAATGAATCTACTCTTAAAAGGAAGACGGATAGCGATTTCAGATATTTTGAATGCCATACAGATGTGACCATACCTTATGAGGAGTTGGGAACAATTACAGCTGTTGATGAGGAAGGCAACAGATATCCGATCATAAAAGACGGAAGATTTGTTGTGGAGGGGACGGAAGAACTTAATGAACCCCTGGATAAATTAAGCTTATAA
- a CDS encoding DUF6142 family protein: MFRFGKRRYLFTSSKPSEKGILSSILGGLSLLMFVPVIQSVLKAGGITGSRMGAIGFVSCLFSVAGIAVGVISLMEKDTYRFFPRLGFIVSLLMFIIWGGILYAGFIFG, translated from the coding sequence GTGTTCAGATTTGGAAAGAGACGCTATTTATTTACATCGAGCAAGCCTTCCGAGAAGGGGATACTTTCTTCGATCCTCGGAGGACTCTCGCTTTTGATGTTCGTTCCGGTTATACAATCAGTATTGAAGGCAGGGGGAATCACAGGCAGTCGAATGGGTGCCATTGGTTTTGTGTCCTGCCTTTTTAGCGTGGCAGGAATTGCAGTTGGCGTAATAAGCCTTATGGAGAAAGATACCTATAGATTTTTTCCAAGGCTTGGTTTTATAGTTTCGCTGCTGATGTTTATTATTTGGGGAGGCATATTATATGCAGGCTTTATATTCGGATGA
- the pyrE gene encoding orotate phosphoribosyltransferase, whose amino-acid sequence MERYKEEFIEFMLECNVLKFGDFTTKSGRKTPFFINTGFYRSGSQLIKLGQYYAKAIESKFGKDFDILFGPAYKGIPLSVAASMAMMTEYGADIRYCSNRKEVKDHGDTGILLGSPISDGDRLVIIEDVTTAGTSIAETLPIIRAQGNVDVLGLCVSVDREERGSGEKSALAEIEEKYSLKTTSIVKMSDVIEYLMNNEVNGKKVIDDKLKAAIDAYYEQYGVK is encoded by the coding sequence ATGGAAAGATATAAAGAAGAGTTTATTGAATTTATGCTGGAGTGCAACGTTCTTAAGTTTGGAGATTTTACAACAAAGAGCGGAAGAAAAACACCTTTCTTTATCAATACAGGTTTTTACAGAAGCGGCAGCCAGCTTATCAAGCTTGGACAGTATTATGCAAAAGCAATTGAGAGCAAATTCGGAAAGGATTTTGATATACTTTTCGGACCTGCATATAAGGGTATTCCGCTTAGTGTTGCAGCATCAATGGCTATGATGACAGAGTACGGAGCAGATATACGTTATTGCTCTAACCGTAAGGAAGTTAAAGATCACGGAGATACGGGAATCCTTCTTGGCAGCCCTATTTCAGATGGTGACAGGCTGGTTATCATTGAAGATGTTACTACAGCAGGAACCTCTATAGCAGAAACCCTTCCGATAATCAGGGCACAGGGAAATGTTGATGTTTTGGGACTTTGTGTTTCGGTAGACAGAGAAGAGAGAGGAAGCGGAGAAAAATCTGCACTTGCTGAGATAGAAGAAAAATATTCTCTTAAAACGACCTCTATCGTAAAGATGTCTGATGTGATAGAATATTTAATGAATAATGAAGTCAATGGTAAAAAAGTTATAGATGATAAACTTAAGGCAGCCATTGATGCTTATTATGAGCAGTATGGAGTAAAATAA
- the pyrF gene encoding orotidine-5'-phosphate decarboxylase: MISRLVKKIVALNAPVVVGLDPNLSFIPDFIVKKSFDKYGESLEGAADAIWEFNKGIVDATYDLIPAVKPQIAMYEQFGIPGLSAFKKTVDYCHEKGLLVIGDVKRGDIGSTSLSYAKAHIGKIAVGSKELDPFGEDFCTVNPYLGSDGIKPFVDECEAADRGIFVLVKTSNPSSGEFQDRLIDGRPLYEHVADKVNEWGALSMDGDYSNVGCVVGATYPEMGAELRKLMPKAYILVPGYGAQGGKAEDLKGFFNSDGLGAIVNSSRGIIAAWKKEEYAKFGAENYADASREAVKDMIADINKAL; encoded by the coding sequence ATGATAAGCAGACTTGTTAAAAAGATAGTTGCTCTGAATGCACCTGTAGTAGTAGGACTTGATCCTAACCTTAGTTTTATTCCGGATTTCATAGTTAAAAAATCATTTGATAAATATGGTGAAAGTCTGGAAGGCGCAGCTGATGCAATATGGGAGTTTAATAAGGGTATAGTTGATGCAACTTATGATCTTATCCCTGCGGTCAAACCTCAGATAGCAATGTATGAACAGTTTGGAATCCCTGGTCTTTCAGCATTTAAGAAGACAGTTGATTACTGTCATGAAAAGGGGCTTCTGGTCATAGGAGACGTAAAAAGAGGAGATATCGGTTCCACATCACTTTCTTATGCAAAGGCTCATATCGGTAAAATAGCTGTAGGATCAAAAGAACTTGATCCGTTTGGCGAGGACTTCTGCACAGTTAATCCTTATCTTGGCTCAGATGGCATCAAGCCTTTTGTTGATGAATGTGAGGCAGCTGACAGAGGAATATTTGTACTTGTAAAGACTTCTAATCCATCAAGCGGAGAGTTTCAGGACAGACTTATAGATGGCAGACCACTCTACGAACATGTAGCAGATAAAGTTAATGAGTGGGGAGCTCTTTCAATGGATGGAGATTACAGTAATGTAGGCTGTGTGGTAGGAGCTACTTATCCTGAAATGGGCGCGGAGTTGAGAAAACTTATGCCAAAGGCGTATATACTTGTACCAGGTTATGGAGCACAGGGCGGTAAGGCTGAGGATCTTAAAGGATTTTTCAATTCAGACGGACTTGGAGCAATAGTAAATTCTTCAAGAGGAATTATTGCAGCCTGGAAAAAAGAGGAGTATGCTAAGTTCGGAGCAGAAAATTATGCTGATGCTTCGAGAGAAGCAGTTAAGGACATGATAGCTGATATTAATAAGGCATTATAA
- a CDS encoding tetratricopeptide repeat protein: MKKVLILSLLLSIAAGALMLGGCSFKSADNGVKEAFQLIKTGDYEKAMAKLETAEKNGEDAELVLRGKGIASMGLSDYEAAVKYLEDALSESDGRITDLEYDISEYLAVAQYRNGDKEGAVDTCNAILNLDDKKSDVYYLRGKAELGLGNKEDAITDFNAAVKADSKNPDLYINIYEALRSMGFEEEGNSYLKSAMELTTLNNYQKGRLYFWRGEYDSARDCLETAQKEGGQNEVILYLGRTYEALGDTSYAAQLYRNYIKENPGDAGICNQLGICEMTNGNYEEALEAFEQGIAANDNETMQSLKYNEIVAHEYLSNFKKAAVLMETYLKTYPDDDNAKRENAFLSTR; the protein is encoded by the coding sequence ATGAAAAAAGTCCTGATCTTGTCGCTGCTTTTATCAATTGCAGCAGGAGCTTTGATGCTTGGAGGATGCAGCTTCAAAAGCGCTGATAATGGTGTAAAGGAAGCCTTTCAGCTCATAAAGACGGGAGATTATGAGAAGGCTATGGCAAAGCTTGAGACTGCTGAGAAGAATGGCGAGGATGCCGAATTGGTTCTCAGAGGCAAGGGTATTGCCAGCATGGGTCTTTCGGATTATGAAGCTGCTGTAAAATATCTGGAGGATGCTCTTTCGGAGTCAGACGGAAGGATTACAGATCTTGAGTATGATATTTCGGAATATCTTGCAGTGGCACAGTACAGAAATGGTGATAAAGAAGGTGCTGTTGACACATGTAATGCAATTCTTAACCTGGATGATAAAAAATCTGATGTTTATTATCTTAGGGGGAAGGCCGAGCTTGGCCTTGGAAATAAAGAAGATGCAATAACGGATTTTAATGCTGCAGTGAAGGCAGATTCTAAAAATCCGGATCTTTATATAAATATCTACGAAGCGCTTAGAAGCATGGGATTTGAGGAAGAAGGAAATTCTTACCTGAAATCTGCAATGGAACTCACAACTCTGAACAATTATCAGAAGGGCAGACTTTATTTCTGGCGCGGAGAATATGACAGTGCCCGTGACTGCCTTGAAACCGCTCAGAAAGAGGGCGGACAGAATGAAGTTATCCTTTATCTCGGAAGAACATATGAGGCTCTTGGAGATACTTCATATGCAGCACAGCTTTACAGAAATTATATAAAAGAAAATCCGGGTGATGCAGGCATATGTAATCAGCTCGGAATCTGTGAGATGACAAACGGCAATTATGAAGAGGCATTAGAGGCATTCGAACAGGGTATAGCTGCTAATGACAATGAGACAATGCAGTCCCTTAAATATAACGAAATCGTTGCCCATGAATATCTTTCAAATTTCAAAAAAGCAGCCGTTTTGATGGAAACATATCTGAAGACATATCCGGATGATGATAATGCAAAAAGAGAAAACGCATTCCTGTCCACAAGATAG